From the Mya arenaria isolate MELC-2E11 chromosome 17, ASM2691426v1 genome, the window CCTTTTTCATAGGAAGGGTCAGGTTACCcgaacaaaatgtatttttttaaggccttagacatttaaaacatattaagttaAATCTTAATGACTTTAACTTATAAGTCATTATAGGTTCACTTATTTTGCTCGCTCTAccctttcttaatcattaagccAATATGTTATAACTATTttgaaaactaataaaaaaattacaatCTGCAACTTGTACAAAGAAATACAAACTTACCATCTGAAGTACACAAACTTGACCGTGGTTGACATGTCATAGGTGCTCTTGTATCGGGCCAGAACGTACATGACctgaaaaagagaaaatttaaagtaaaaagaCACACTCAAATTATCGTATATTTTCTCGTTTGCTTTAACCATTGAATtggcataattatttttagtcCATATGCCAGGCACAGCTTGTAATTTCAGCagtcatttttttccatatgAAGCCTTCTAAATAATTGAATCATTGTCCGTCAATCGATCCCATTTGCAAGGCACgaatgttaacattaattaCTTAGGGCTTCCATTAATGGAAGTTTGGactactccctagaaatgggttaaaacttccaaacttaattccttggaagtacaaaaacttcatAAGTtaaaagcttggaagttcaaaatatcaaaacctcatggtgtcaatattacttttaatgtcacaatttcaatcagacttaaataaaaaatgaataattataacataaatctGTAAATTTGTCAAGATATAGctgcaaattatttgatttttaacatactagtttaaaaatagtggaaaaaaatattcttaaaaattCTAAATGGAAGCCCTAAACTTCTTATAGAAGTCGTCAAACACAATACTTTTCAAATACCTTATATTGTTACCCTTTATAAGGTCAATCAACTCTGTGTTGTGGAAATAGAATGTTGAAGAAAACTTTAATAATTCTTAgagttttaaaataactttgtgGCTTAAATTCAGCTATAAAACTGCAACAAGAAGTGCACTGATATAATATCGTAAGTCAATCTGTGCCATGatcttatattatatttcaagtcAGACAATATCAACACACAATTAATGCAAGTCATAGTATGGTATAATTGGTATTTCAAGAAATGACATGCTTTTTATCTTGAGGGCAACCCCAGAGAGactatattataattattacatcATCACAaatcatatgaattaaataaacatatttgaaactcaaaattcaaaagttaacaaacaaataatcacCTGTTGACTGTCCATGTAATCTCTAATTTCTTCCACATTCTGTCCGACCTTTAACACCTGAAGTTTTGCAGGATCATTGTCCACGTGCGACACAATCACAAACATGTCCTCCGAAGAGTCATTCCTAACAGAGGCCTGTGCTTCTTTGAATACTTCGGGGTTCTCAAACTCAGCTGATGTACTCATTTTAGCCTGAAAAATGTGCAAAAGAAAGTCTTAAAAAAGTATTCAAAGGCCAGACAGCATATTCATGGCATGAGTTGGTGTAAAACAGATCCATGAAAATCTACAATATGAACTGCATTAAATCTGTAAATAACAGGaaacagggctttttctatagtacccacgggtccgactatcagacccattcccaaagcaaaatataagatatttttcccaattttcagaaaaaaatcccaatcaaattagaaattctttttacctgtactggttcattttcaacatcctaataaattatgtgatgtgaagtttttttggtacttgaactcagaaatcattgattttcatcacattctgagatatgaaatatctgtcatgatttattgcaatagatatttacaccccaaggattgatatttcagccattgtgggtcttttaaagggaaaataaactaatattaaatcatttcctaattcacaggagactagacagctttttcttttcactgtaaaatttcccaatttcccaaaatgtctagggtctttttcccaaaatgggcagaaaaagccgtGGGAAATATGATAGCATTGTAAAAAATAACTACGTATTCAAGTTTCCTGGACTCACAATTTTGAATGCTTTTCCaccttagtttaaacatatttattcagttcaatATACATAAGAAAtcaatacacatatatataaaaaatttacTTGTAAAAGTGGAATTCAGAAAATTAGATCTGCGATATCTAATTTTCTGATACCTGATAAACTGTTAGTCTAATAAGGCCACTCAAATTAGCTCCCAGGGTCTGACAGCCTCTCAAATTCgagaataaaagaaataaagctTCTTCACTTAAAAGCTCTGCTTTTctagtaaaaaaaatgcatctcTTCGCAAAAGCTTTGatttttactgaaaatagttTGTGCGCTAAAGCTGTGGGTTTCTCAAAAAAACTGCCTTTCACAAAAAGTGtgcttttcaatgaaaaaattaAGGTTCTTTGCCTAAAACCCCCCAGCTCTTCTTAAAAACTGTGCTTTTTACTGAAACAAATGCAAATCTGTGCTTTTTTGGCCAATATTACACAAAAATGGCTAAAGCTGTGctatttcatattaatatgtatacaatttatAAGTTTATTCCACTATCTCaaattatatgcagcattccattgtaaaaaaagtgtgaccttgaccttagaggtagggacacgggtcttgcacacgacacgtcgtcttggtatgtcaaacacatgtggcaagttattttaaaatatgtccatacacaagagaaagttacagcccggacacgagttattaaGCCTGACacacggacagacagacagtgcgattttaatatgcccaccttcgggggcataaaaactgTTAATCAATAGAACATTCAAGCTTTATATTGGGCATACTGTGACGAGTCAAACAccattatatgcatttttcatggtttttttcattttgaaatcaaTAGTATACACGTTCAAAAGTCATCATTAAAAATGCTGGCGACCGCTTATAGGATAATGGTTAAAACATTAAggataatttgttaaaataattgtttttcaatcaGATCGATCATAATCACTTAAACAacaaatactattatttaaatcacAGGCGGCAGTTACGTTGACATGACCCACCCTATGGCCACACCCCCTCGTCTTTTTcaagaacaaaattatttggaacataattttgggtctgattttttttaattttgactgattttattatgattttatttaggAAGTGGGTGTGGCCATAGGGTGGGTCATGTCAACGCAACTGCCCCCTGTGATTTAAATGTCCAAACTACGGGTACCCCCAAATTTAGTCCACcttttttactatggcagactcgagacagggatacataagaaatatcaaaataataaaaaaaagtatccctgatcgctcattattgtagctaccccCAAACTACACTCAAACTACGTCGTGTTATCAATTTTAGAAAGGTATCTACATCAATCAAGGCAAAAGTTTTACATAAAACACATCTCAAAAAACTTACCAAATATGTTCCGacaagaaaatacaaataatcTCTCCCTGACTAAGCGACAGAGTGGAAGATAATGCCACGCCTTTTAAAACCCGGAAGCAAATGTATCGAATTTCAAAGTTGCCTCCCTTCTAAACTTTACGGTGTTAagtaatgtttatgttataataaCAGCAAAATGTGATTGCAACTATTAATTTAATGTCAAAAAAAGGTTAAAGgatacttatttgtttttttatatcatacgCGGTGACCTCCCTTAGGTAAATGAGAGTAAAGttataatgaaaatttaacttaaagctgcactcttacagattgaccattttaacaactttttttattttttgtcttggaaagagcatgtttttgcgttaatatagatctgcaaaccaatgatataagaatgctgacaaaaaatgagatcgtagattttcatatttccgttcgaaaattaatgttttatagcttaaactgtttaagaacaagagctgtcatagagacagcgcgctcgactatcacaccgcttttcagtgtaaatattgaaaagttttggcgaaacatggatcactgtaaacttagattagatttcaatgcaatacatgatgcatttgctaagatattaacatgaatgtggttacatgcaaaagtccaataataaagtgCCACTATTTGCAAAAtgcagttatctaacttggttattcaagtaggttgggtggttgagtaccattgtataaagtctcaatgcattacatgaagtagttgctgagatattaacctatgtgtgcttacatgcaaaccttaaccagaatttctaagtcgtaTAATAATggggcaaaaatgatataatataaaagatagagttatctttcttgATTAATTCtgaaggttgaatggttgggagcctgtttataaagtttcaatgcaatacatgatgtattcgaaTTTCTATGTCTAATAAgttttttcagaagtttttacAGGCCTAGTTGGAGCCGGCTTGTCTGCGAACCCAGGGGTTGCGCGTTAAATTCTACACCTCACCACTAAGAAAACGAAATAATTGTCTTCTAGGAGGGACGTTAAACGGGGCTGCATGGCAGTGCTATGCAATGGGTAGCTCTCAACACTAATGTAGAcattacatattaaatgacAGCAACAAATTTTACATCTTTAATGACAgcaacaaattttaaacaaaacacatattcaacaacaatactcaatttttgaagttaatcaagtgttcatcatttatttttccatatatatataatgtgttaataCACTCCCTTATGCaatttttttgcagttttcatAATTCTAAATCAGTCCCTCTGCATATATCTCTTTTTCAGCAGTTTCATTAATTGGAATTACTCAGCCATTTTTATTGATatcatcagtaaaagtagttcgtaaaattgataacaatacCAATagttaattgtagtgttttaacgtgttaTCTGTATTGCAAAGCTCAAATTGATTCCCAGTCAAGTGTATCATTGCATAAATAGTTAAGATGCCTAAGAGTAAAGCCCTAatgtttaactgttaaattcaAATTACTTAGCAATCAACTTACGGcatagttaaatgttaagaattcTGAAATTGAAAACCATAAATATACATCCAAGTTTGTTTAAGATGGCCGAGATGTTCCAAAACATTGCTGTTTCATGtgtatataactttttttgcagttaAATGATTTCTTATACAGCGCCAATCGATTCATCCTTTAGTTTTTTCAgcagtttcatttgtttatacatCCCTTTTccatttaacagttttattattCTTATACAGCCCCTCTACATCTAGCGCTTCCTCTTTTTCAGCCGTTTCATGTGTTTATACGGCCCCTTTCCAAGTCTCTTAGCCTCTTGCACTTCTTCATATTTCCTCTTGTtgtatctgaaaatgaacaacatcaaatgttatcaatgtaatACCTATAATCATTGATTTTAGTGCTCCAAATCATATTTTATCTACCGGCAAAATTGCCttccatttattttgaaaaattagcAGTCAgctgttattgattttattgaggAACATTGGTTGATTAAAACAGAAACTGGACCAGTAGACAAACTATAATTTCGAACTTAGCAGAAAATGTCTTGTAAAAAGAAATGGAAGGAAATAAATTTATCAagtaaaagtttaaacaatctGTTGGCTATGTgtcttttaatttgataaatgcatatgagcaaacactaaaaataatatttacaaccATATTGCTTCCCTTAATAGACAATTGTTAATTCCTTGAAATGGCAAAAACTGAAAACAAGGCCACATTATTTTGTCCTATATCATGTcattgatattcaaatattaaatataattcagtgattatttattgatgattggacaaaagcttcaaatatttcaaatttattgaatGGACAAGAACAATTTTAGGTAAgatctataattaaagggcgtTAGCCCTGGAGTGACTAGAGCCATAatgctggttatcaaacttgtctgCAATATTATGTTCATACACATTATCTGCCAAAGATGCTTcgaaagttattgatcagactAGACCTATTTCTATTATTAAAGGGCGAGAACTCTGAAGTGACTCAAGCCATAATGGctttttatcaatgttgtcaGAGGTATTTTACCGATAAACATCCTGACTAAATTTGGTGTTGATTGGACAAGATTGATTTTAggtatttcatataatttagGGCCATCGTGTgacttttaaaagcaatatgGCCAGTTATTCAAACTGTCAGAGATTTTATATCCATATAAGCATTCTGACTAAACTTGGTGTTGATTGAACAAAtgcttcttaagttattgattggacaagatTGATTCTAGGTATTTCCTATAATTTTAAGGGCCATTATGTGACTTGAGCAATATGGCCAATTATCCAATTATCGAAACTGCCAGAGATTTTATGGCCATAATCATTCTGACAAAATTTGGTGttgattggacaaatgcttctTACGTAATTGACTTGACAACATAATGGAGGCTGCCTGAGCCTTGTAACTTACTGTCTAAACTGTGAATCTGCCAGGAGTTCCTCAACAATGGTGGACTTTCGCTGTCTTTTCGGAATACGAGAACTGTAGAAATCTGTTGGATCCTCAACCACACGTCCAAACTGTAAAATCAAACCAATCTTGGAGTGTTATGTACAATCTAAGTTTTTTAGGCATTTTTAAAGTCTATTTTAGGAAAATCATCGGTATAATCATAATTGATATTATgaaattttttgaaaaataaaaatttgaaattCAGTAGAACAAAAAGTTTTCCCTGAGTTGGTCAGAAGAGCTAATGTATTCATGCAGGAGACTGATGCACCCTGTCTGTTTTTATAACATCCTTCTGCCAtaatggagaccagcatgtgtacCCTTTTATTTAAAGGCtaattgtatgtttattaatacaaataaagttagtGTATCTGGCCGTCGAAATCTTAAAACTACTTCAAACACATTTCTAGCctcttttttcaaatgtattataattaagTTCTTTACAGCCTGATACAAACCTGAAAGTATTTTGGTGCGATCTTCAAGTCGTTGGCCTTATAGAATCGTTTTGGATCAAGGACATTTCTCATCTGTAGCACCTCAAGGTCGTGTTTTCGCTCGTCTTCTATCTCTGTGGCTGGCATGTTGAACCATTTACCTCCCTTTGTCTTTTCCCGCTCAACCTGGAGAgaattaaatattcatatttttaaggGCACATTTATTTAAGGCCTAAAACAACGCCCGACCCTACACCTTCAAAAAGGAGCCAATACTACCTATGAAATAGTTGCTGACCCTACCTTCAAAATAGGCGCCGGCCACACCTACAAAAACTAAtctttggtccaaaaacatgagggAGTACCTTTAAGATATTACCCAGCCCTCGGTAAGGACAGAGCTACAGATAACCATTAACTTAGTGTATtgtattggtttgcagatatttatgcaaacatttgctctttccaagacaaaaaataaaaaagttgtcaaatgttcaatctgtgagagtgcagctttaatcgataatgaaacattttttatattacaatatgtTGTATAATAGTTAGCGCTTGTGTTGCAAACCTTTCTCTGTTTCTTCTGTTGTCGAATGCTAACATGAGTGCTGGCAATGGAGTCTTGTTTTTCATAATCATCAGATATGACACTCTTCTTCATTATCTGAAAACGAAAAAACTTGTTTCTAAAATGAGTTTGCTGTAAGACATTAAAGAGGCTGAAACCCCCGATTTCGTTATGCGGTACTCAGGGTCTTTAATGGGACTACACTACAGATAAAACACTAgcaagaaaatagaaaattgtaaataaaaactgaCATTGAATCAATAacattgtgtacaatgcattgaatctcaCTTAATGATGTATCACATCCCTTTGCTTATAAATGACACATTCATGTTTCTTTAGCAGTTtttgcgtgttttttttttccattttaaaatctTGTTTGTCTACCGCATAAATCCCAgttaacttaaaaataacatcggtatatgtatctgttttAATCACATGacttttacatgctaaatatataaacattacaaactTGGAAACCTTTATGCGCTTTTAAAATCCGTTTAACTCAGccgagacagcgacaaaatattcttttaatcatgtaaaatatattatccGCCTTAAACTAGCtcatattgacaaaaaattCTAAGCTTGTTTTGcacaaataatgtatttgccgatttcgGAACCATTTGGTATCTAGACACTTTAGTGGATTACTTGGGACTCCACATAATCTTTCTTAACCtgcaatattataattaaaaaaaaaagaaataagtaccTAATAACCAGTCAAGGCTTTTAATTCAATAAAGCTCCCCTGTTTCGACAAACAGAAGTTGTAAGTGACCGATATTGACACATACTTAATTTGTAGGATCGTCAGTGAAGCTGAATTTATACCTCCGGTTCCTGTTGCTGCCTAATGTAGTTGGTGACATTTTTCTTTGACTTGGGATTGTTGAAAGGATCAACATTCACATAAACATCATTCATCTCAACCCCTGTTTGAAGACTGGAAGACAAAGCATCGTCACTGAAATAGAAAGACATGGATTAGTTAAGAGAAGGCATGTATACTGTATGTTACAAAAATGTCTAACTTTACAATATTGCAACTCAAAAATGTTTCAGCCATCAAAATTATACTGCAAATGCTAAAAGCTTTAAACAAGCCCTACTAGTGACTATAAAAGAGTTTGTTTTAAAGTCTTGGCATAAGTTTAAAAGTCTAAAAAATAACACGTATTATGTTAAATGCACGAAACAATCATGTCAGAAGTCCAAATATGTATACAGGTTTGTTTAAGTGCATGTGCTTATTTCGatcaatatgtatttattgttggGATCGCATTACGGCATGTCACACCTTTTCTTTGGTTGCTTTTTATTTCTAGTTCTGTGCCTTTTCTTTTTTGACTTTTTCTTCTCAGCGATTTCAGCCAGTAATGCATTGCCAACTTCGTTGACTGAATGTTCAGCATTTCCTTCattgtcattgttttgaatacttGCTTCTTCTTCACTATCAGTTATTTGAATAGTTGGTTGTTCCGTTTCTAAGTTTGATAAATCAAATGAGACAACATTACTATCTGGATTATTTGATACATGATCAGTGTTGTGGCTTGTAACAGGGcctttgtcaataaaatatccGAGTGATTCTGTTGAATAAGTACTCGATccttttaaagattttgcattgacaatAGTTTCCACTTCATCACCTGATGATTCACTACCACTGTTATTAAAGGTATCAAGCACTCTCCTATGTTGGCCGATCTTGCGACCCGCGAACTTAGATGACTTTTCATTCTGTTGAGGATTTTTGACTGAACATTTAGACAATTCTTGTCTCATTGCATTGAACACCATTTGTACACTCTCTTGGACATCTTCTTCACTTCCAGAACTACTGTCACTTGAAGAAAAATCGAAATTCATCTTCGTttcttgaaacatttatttt encodes:
- the LOC128224392 gene encoding deoxynucleotidyltransferase terminal-interacting protein 2-like, producing the protein MFQETKMNFDFSSSDSSSGSEEDVQESVQMVFNAMRQELSKCSVKNPQQNEKSSKFAGRKIGQHRRVLDTFNNSGSESSGDEVETIVNAKSLKGSSTYSTESLGYFIDKGPVTSHNTDHVSNNPDSNVVSFDLSNLETEQPTIQITDSEEEASIQNNDNEGNAEHSVNEVGNALLAEIAEKKKSKKKRHRTRNKKQPKKSDDALSSSLQTGVEMNDVYVNVDPFNNPKSKKNVTNYIRQQQEPEIMKKSVISDDYEKQDSIASTHVSIRQQKKQRKVEREKTKGGKWFNMPATEIEDERKHDLEVLQMRNVLDPKRFYKANDLKIAPKYFQFGRVVEDPTDFYSSRIPKRQRKSTIVEELLADSQFRQYNKRKYEEVQEAKRLGKGPYKHMKRLKKRKR